A window of Paenibacillus phoenicis genomic DNA:
ACCGCGGGTTCGAATCCCGTCGGCTCCGCCATTTATTTGAATATTTCCACCGTAAAGTGGGAAAGTGTTCAACTTCACCGCTTTATTTTTTTGGGATTTTACCGTGTAATTTATGGCTCGGTAGCTCAGTTGGTAGAGCAGAGGACTGAAAATCCTCGTGTCGGCGGTTCGATTCCGTCCCGAGCCACTTTTATGCTTCCAGCATCATATTGGACTGAACTGGACAGCATAATTCATATGGAGGCTTAGCGAAGTGGCCAAACGCAGCAGACTGTAAATCTGTTCTCTGACGAGTTCGGTGGTTCGAATCCATCAGCCTCCACCAGTTTTTATGAGCCATTAGCTCAGTTGGTAGAGCACCTGACTTTTAATCAGGGTGTCGAAGGTTCGAGTCCTTCATGGCTCATGATCAAAGCCGTTAACCTTAGGGTTGACGGCTTTTTTGCGCTTAAGGCAGGACGAGGAGTTCGGTTTGCTTCGGCGGTTATGATAAAATGAGTCTAATGAACTCGAAAACGCATGGAAAGAAAGGCTACGCTATGGAGATCAAATTGCTAAAGCAACAAGTGGAGAGCGTCATCGGTACGTCGCTGTCGGAGAGCGTTTGGGAGGCAAAGGACTGGAACGATGTTGTTAGAGCAGCGAATTCCTCGGAGCCCGGGCCATATCGCGTGGACGAACGATGGGTATGGTTCGTGGAACATCAACAAGGAAGCGTACGCGTACTTGAATCGGAGGCTGCCACAGTAACGGAGTCTGAGGCCCGATTGATTCAAATGCTCCTGACTGCTGCCCGAGAAACGGCAACCCCCTCACCTAACTTGAAGCGGGAGGATGAGATGCGCAGCATCCAGCTGGGCGAATGGCTGGAGGAGCGTTTGGAGCAAGGGGAGCTGACCCAGCCGCTGCCTGATCACTTGACCTTGAAGGTGAAGCTCAAGGGAAGGATGTTGCCCTTTTTGCTGAATTGGGAAAGTTCGGGGCAAGGACAGGCCATTTCATTTTCGAAGCTGAACAAGCTGTTGAAGAGTTACTTCGGAGGCGAAGTGATCCTGGCTCCGCTAAAAGAAGCTTGGCTGATTCTGCTGGGCGAAGAGCTGTTTATGAGCCTGCGGGAGGAGAGCGAAGAGGCGGCGGAAACGGAACGTGACTTGATGGCAGCTTTATGCCAAGGCTTATACGAGCTTGTGACGAACGAATGGGTTGGAGGATTTCACCTTACGGTCGGAAGTGCCTTAATTGCTGAGACCGAATTGGTCTCCGCCACGTTGTTCTTGCGTCAGACGTTGGCCCTCGGCCGGATGTTTAATGTAACGGCCCCCATCCATTTTCCCTGGGAGCTGAGGCTGGAGCGGCTGGTGTACAGCATACCGGAGGAGCAACGTCGGCAATTTGCTTTGGAGCTTGGGGATCGCGCAGATTTGCTGCAGGATGAGGAGATACGGACCACGTTGGAGACGTTTTTTGCGTTGGATTGCAATGTGAGTGAAACCGCGAAACGGCTATATATTCACCGAAACACGTTATTATACCGGATAGATAAATTCAAACAGGAAACTGGGCTGGATGTAAGAACGTTTAACGACGCGGTTTTGGTCAAGTTGGAACTGCTATTGTATAAAGTGACGAAAAGGCCTTAAGATTTTTGTGCAGTTTGTGGATGGATGGGCAGCCCCCTATCGTCTAATATATAAATATAAAATGTATCCGATTTCATAAAAGTCATAGAACCAATACCCTAATACCACCAAATTTAAGTAATGGGAGGACGAAGACATGGCAGGCGTACGTTTAGAACACATTTACAAAAAATACCCGGGTGCTGCTAAAGCAACCGTAGAAGACATCAACCTCGATATCAAGGATAAGGAATTCCTCGTACTGGTAGGACCTTCCGGTTGCGGTAAATCCACAACGCTTCGGATGATCGCTGGTTTGGAGGAAATTACCGAAGGTAAATTGTACATCGGCGACCGCGTCGTAAACGACGTTGCTCCGAAAGACCGCGACATCGCGATGGTATTCCAATCCTACGCGCTGTATCCGCACATGAACGTATATCAAAACATGGCGTTCGGTTTGAAACTTCGTAAAGTGAAGAAAGACGAAATCGACCGTCGCGTTCGCGAAGCGGCAAAAATCCTCGACATCGAGCATTTGCTGGATCGCAAACCGAAAGCTCTTTCCGGTGGTCAACGTCAACGGGTTGCCTTGGGCCGCGCCATTGTCCGCGATCCTCAAGTGTTCCTGATGGACGAACCGCTTTCCAACTTGGATGCTAAGCTGCGCGGTCAAATGCGCGCGGAAATCACGAAACTGGTTAAACGTCTGGAAACGACTTGCATCTACGTAACACACGACCAAATCGAAGCTATGACGATGGGTGACCGGATCGTCGTTATGCATGACGGTATCATCCAACAAGCTGCTTCTCCAGAAGAGCTGTACAACCAACCAGGCAACATCTTCGTAGCTGGCTTTATCGGTTCGCCTACGATGAACTTCGTCAACGGTACTTTGGTGGAAGAAGCGGGCACCGTTCGTTTCAAAGCTACCAACATGGACGTTGTTGTGCCTCAAGGCAAAGCAACGATCCTGAGAGACAAAGGCTACATCGGCAAAGACGTTATCATGGGTATTCGTCCTGAGGACATCCATGAAGAGCCAGTGTTCCTGGAAGCTTCGCCGCAAACGACATTTACTGCTAACGTGTATCTGACGGAAAACCTGGGTCACGAAATGCAATTGTACCTGAACGGTGCAGGCAGCGACGGTTTGATCGCTCGTGTGGACGGCCGTTCCAATACACGTGAAGGCGACAACGTTAAACTGGCGATCGATATGAACAAAATTCATATCTTCGACAAAGAAACAGAACGCAACGTGTTCTTCAGCTAATCCGTTAAGCGATGAAGAAACCGCCCTTCGGGGCGGTTTTTTTTTAATCGGGAGCAAGAAGCGGCAGTTGGACGATCCCTGGGTGGCACTCGGCCCAATGATTGATTTACGTGACAATTTCCTATACGATGAATACATTAAGTGATCTCGTACAAAGATGAATAAATGCCAATAAGGCAGCTGATATCGGAGCCGGAGCCCGTTGTTGACGGGCAGCCTCATTTTGAATGCCGGCAGGGGAAAGGAAGAGCACCATGGCTAAAAAAGTGAAAGTATCCGAATTAGTGAACCAATTCGGGCTCGAGGTGGTTTCCGGAGAGCAGGGTTTAAAACGTGCGATCACGGTCGACGATT
This region includes:
- a CDS encoding PucR family transcriptional regulator is translated as MEIKLLKQQVESVIGTSLSESVWEAKDWNDVVRAANSSEPGPYRVDERWVWFVEHQQGSVRVLESEAATVTESEARLIQMLLTAARETATPSPNLKREDEMRSIQLGEWLEERLEQGELTQPLPDHLTLKVKLKGRMLPFLLNWESSGQGQAISFSKLNKLLKSYFGGEVILAPLKEAWLILLGEELFMSLREESEEAAETERDLMAALCQGLYELVTNEWVGGFHLTVGSALIAETELVSATLFLRQTLALGRMFNVTAPIHFPWELRLERLVYSIPEEQRRQFALELGDRADLLQDEEIRTTLETFFALDCNVSETAKRLYIHRNTLLYRIDKFKQETGLDVRTFNDAVLVKLELLLYKVTKRP
- a CDS encoding ABC transporter ATP-binding protein, which codes for MAGVRLEHIYKKYPGAAKATVEDINLDIKDKEFLVLVGPSGCGKSTTLRMIAGLEEITEGKLYIGDRVVNDVAPKDRDIAMVFQSYALYPHMNVYQNMAFGLKLRKVKKDEIDRRVREAAKILDIEHLLDRKPKALSGGQRQRVALGRAIVRDPQVFLMDEPLSNLDAKLRGQMRAEITKLVKRLETTCIYVTHDQIEAMTMGDRIVVMHDGIIQQAASPEELYNQPGNIFVAGFIGSPTMNFVNGTLVEEAGTVRFKATNMDVVVPQGKATILRDKGYIGKDVIMGIRPEDIHEEPVFLEASPQTTFTANVYLTENLGHEMQLYLNGAGSDGLIARVDGRSNTREGDNVKLAIDMNKIHIFDKETERNVFFS